A genomic window from Astatotilapia calliptera chromosome 12, fAstCal1.2, whole genome shotgun sequence includes:
- the gramd2b gene encoding GRAM domain-containing protein 2B, with the protein MTEQCGNQQTSQEDARKCSRGAAKHEERDSHSDTEAVAEEQQRLSRMCSEPLQAADQEQPELTGRRKPVLVRSKTFDHSLLTQVQTDPDSKIERKKSHYSQLSKTNCQYHKIFKEISKEEQLRQSYTCALQKDILYQGRMFVSDHWICFHSKVFGKDTKVAIPVVSIKNIKKTKTAILLPNALVIATTNDRYVFVSFLSRDNTYKFLMSICPHLEGKSPCSSPIPSSAENSFRSRRSPLSPRFPLSEFSDLDGAMRHRRQEMEESSSSDSQVPDYEKVEEFTVPPFLDMLKRTDSASSPDHQHKVKNPHLNQQGPDNKQHSKHHRGSDVVIDSRCLKPVSLNTLLMVYMFLVCTLVLSSCYLAFKIISLEQRLTTLGAVAEFTHPENNFLSGSADVGTNLLSELLTINLMKLEKVQKNLQRLLEEAA; encoded by the exons ATGACAGAACAGTGTGGGAACCAGCAGACGTCGCAGGAGGATGCCAGGAAATGTAGCAGAGGAGCTGCAAAGCATGAAGAAAGGGATTCTCA TTcagatacagaagctgtggcagAGGAGCAGCAAAGATTGAGCAGGATGTGCAGTGAACCACTGCAGGCTGCTGATCAGGAGCAGCCGGAGCTAACAGGGAGGAGAAAGCCAGTGTTAGTCAG GTCAAAGACCTTCgaccattctctcctgactcaGGTGCAGACAGACCCAGACTCCAAGATCGAGAGGAAGAAGTCTCACTACAGCCAG CTTTCGAAGACCAACTGCCAGTACCATAAAATATTTAAGGAGATCAGCAAAGAAGAACAGCTCAGACAGA GTTACACCTGTGCTCTTCAGAAAGACATCCTCTACCAAGGACGCATGTTTGTCTCTGACCACTGGATCTGCTTCCACTCCAAGGTGTTTGGAAAAGATACCAAG GTCGCCATCCCAGTGGTGTCCATCAAAAACATCAAGAAGACCAAAACTGCCATCCTGTTGCCAAACGCTCTGGTGATCGCCACCACAAATGACAGG TACGTCTTTGTGTCCTTCTTGTCCAGAGACAACACCTACAAGTTTTTGATGTCGATCTGTCCTCATCTGGAG GGGAAGAGTCCATGCAGCAGCCCCATTCCCTCCTCAGCTGAAAACAGCTTTAGAAGTCGGAGGTCACCGCTATCGCCTCGCTTTCCTCTG AGTGAATTCAGCGACCTGGATGGAGCGATGAGACACAGGAGGCAGGAGATGGAGGAGAGCAGCAGCTCTGACTCTCAGGTTCCAGACTATGAGAAGGTAGAAG AGTTCACCGTTCCTCCATTCCTGGATATGCTGAAGCGCACAGACAGTGCATCATCTCCAGACCACCAGCACAAAGTGAAGAACCCACATCTGAACCAGCAGGGTCCAGACAACAAGCAGCACTCCAAGCACCACCGAG GCTCGGATGTGGTGATTGACAGCAGGTGTCTGAAGCCAGTTTCTCTCAACACTCTGCTGATGGTCTACATGTTCCT AGTGTGCACCCTGGTCTTGTCTTCATGTTACCTGGCGTTTAAGATCATCTCACTGGAGCAGAGACTGACAACGCTCGGCGCTGTGGCCGAGTTCACACACCCGGA AAACAATTTTCTGAGTGGGTCCGCTGACGTAGGCACAAATCTTTTATCTGAACTGCTAACCATCAACCTGATGAAGCTGGAGAAG GTGCAGAAGAACCTGCAAAGACTGCTGGAGGAAGCTGCCTGA
- the LOC113033446 gene encoding testis-expressed protein 43: MADTGSADQHERSSCHVPTFSARHPMIPKLYVMPWKQDMKNRRLLMKNAALAGIPVVPLEESLCFCGRERLCHSQDSAYRTTSSSSSPPFSQTGLPAHCSSHFSRYNSSAVTTRGLFQT, translated from the exons ATGGCTGACACAGGGAGCGCTGACCAGCACGA ACGATCATCATGCCACGTCCCAACATTTTCAGCCCGACATCCAATGATCCCCAAACTCTACGTGATGCCGTGGAAGCAGGACATGAAGAACCGGAGACTCCTGATGAAG AACGCAGCTCTGGCGGGGATCCCCGTGGTTCCTCTTGAGgagtctttgtgtttctgtggtcGAGAACGTCTCTGCCACAGCCAGGACTCCGCCTACAGaaccacctcttcctcctcctcacctccgTTCAGCCAGACAGGACTGCCCGCTCATTGCTCCTCCCACTTCTCCAG GTATAACAGCTCTGCGGTGACGACCAGAGGGCTTTTCCAAACCTGA